One genomic segment of Balaenoptera musculus isolate JJ_BM4_2016_0621 chromosome 11, mBalMus1.pri.v3, whole genome shotgun sequence includes these proteins:
- the MLN gene encoding promotilin produces the protein MLSRKAVAFLLVVHAAIMLASQTEAYIPIFTYGEVQRMQEKEQYEGQKKSLSVQQRSEKVGPLDPAEPLEEEEKEVIKLTAHVEIGMRMNSRQLEKYRATLEGLLREVLLSSQNEDHK, from the exons ATGCTGTCCCGCAAGGCCGTGGCCTTTCTGCTGGTGGTGCATGCAGCCATCATGCTGGCTTCCCAGACGGAAGCCTACATTCCCATCTTCACCTACGGTGAAGTCCAGAGGATGCAG GAAAAGGAGCAGTACGAAGGGCAAAAGAAATCCCTGAGTGTACAGCAGAGGTCCGAGAAGGTGGGCCCTCTGGACCCCGCAGAGCctttggaggaagaagaaaaggaagttatCAAG CTGACTGCTCACGTGGAAATTGGAATGAGGATGAACTCCAGGCAGCTGGAAAAGTACCGGGCCACCCTGGAAGGGCTGCTGCGTGAGGTGCTGCTGTCCAGCCAGAACG AGGACCACAAGTGA